A section of the Paenibacillus yonginensis genome encodes:
- a CDS encoding S-layer homology domain-containing protein, which produces MLVQKRVEFSDVPAGHFAEKAVYDLASRLILQGYQVNEPIAGLSEGADRFEPGQPVTRAEFAQVMVRALGLAGEAPQSSSFADVEPGAWYAAATDLAQQYGILQGYADGTYHPGNVLTRQEAMAIIARSMKLAGVEIKAEAQELDGFADGKLVSAWAQPAAAALVKAGIIAGNGSELQPFDPITRGELAVMIRRRLIQTSLINGDD; this is translated from the coding sequence ATGCTGGTGCAAAAACGAGTGGAGTTCTCCGATGTCCCGGCCGGCCATTTTGCGGAAAAAGCTGTTTATGACTTAGCGTCGCGCCTAATCCTGCAAGGCTATCAAGTGAATGAACCGATTGCCGGATTGTCGGAGGGGGCTGATCGGTTTGAGCCGGGCCAACCCGTCACAAGAGCCGAATTTGCGCAAGTTATGGTTCGTGCGCTCGGTCTTGCAGGGGAAGCCCCGCAGAGTTCGTCCTTTGCGGATGTGGAACCCGGAGCCTGGTATGCTGCAGCGACCGACCTGGCTCAGCAATACGGGATTTTGCAGGGGTACGCGGATGGAACTTATCATCCCGGAAATGTTCTTACACGCCAGGAAGCGATGGCGATCATCGCGCGCTCCATGAAATTGGCCGGGGTGGAGATTAAGGCTGAGGCGCAGGAGTTGGACGGTTTTGCGGATGGCAAGCTGGTTTCGGCGTGGGCGCAGCCTGCAGCAGCAGCATTGGTGAAGGCAGGAATTATAGCGGGGAACGGCTCCGAGCTCCAGCCCTTTGATCCGATAACAAGGGGAGAACTGGCGGTTATGATCCGGCGGCGGCTGATTCAAACCTCGCTTATCAATGGGGATGACTGA
- a CDS encoding NusG domain II-containing protein has translation MLKIKKADWLLIAIVLLAVAGYFGGKALFERADAYAGGKLEARITVNGELYKQVPLTQEEQIIDMQTKYGHNVLKVYDNGIRMTVSDAPLPIALKMGFISKPGERIICVPNRVLVEIVAAGADPSSGGTDEPGNGLDAVVN, from the coding sequence ATGCTGAAGATTAAAAAGGCGGATTGGTTATTGATCGCGATTGTCCTGCTGGCAGTGGCCGGTTATTTTGGCGGGAAAGCGCTGTTTGAAAGGGCCGATGCTTACGCCGGAGGGAAGCTGGAGGCCCGGATTACGGTGAACGGAGAACTGTACAAGCAGGTTCCCTTGACGCAGGAAGAACAAATTATTGATATGCAGACCAAATACGGACATAACGTTCTAAAGGTCTATGATAACGGAATTCGCATGACGGTATCGGACGCTCCGCTTCCCATTGCTTTGAAAATGGGCTTTATCTCCAAGCCGGGCGAACGGATCATTTGCGTGCCCAACCGGGTGCTGGTTGAAATCGTTGCCGCAGGTGCAGATCCAAGCAGCGGAGGAACGGATGAGCCGGGGAACGGACTGGATGCTGTCGTGAATTAA
- a CDS encoding RCC1 domain-containing protein, with product MRRWMQTAVCAALVIMLTIQDVGVLTPGPVSAAAATEAPTAPQLKAGYYHSVSLVSGGTVYTWGQDSYGQLGNNSTVSGIASPVGVKKLTGIVDVDSGVRSSIALKQDGTVWMWGGNMNGQLGIGSTAISSVPVQVPGLRSISAISGGIGYHSMALASDGTVWTWGENKYAQLGDGTRTNWTTPVQASNLEHITAIAGGGYHSLALDDNGNVWGWGDNSQGQLGQGNKTLTTRPLQVAGITGVKLIAAGGFHSLAMRKDGVVWGWGLVYYIEIDPGAFTAEEGKDYDGMQGVDGWSFTTASDETDPGSPGTGPFDTALSSLRLTSVSDSVRLDPAFERNRYQYSADVAYSAAAVTIAGEV from the coding sequence ATGAGACGATGGATGCAAACAGCTGTATGCGCGGCATTGGTTATTATGCTGACTATTCAGGATGTGGGGGTGTTGACGCCTGGTCCTGTTTCTGCGGCTGCTGCCACGGAAGCTCCAACGGCTCCCCAGCTCAAGGCAGGCTACTATCATAGCGTATCGCTGGTCAGCGGAGGGACGGTTTATACCTGGGGACAAGACAGTTACGGCCAGCTGGGCAACAATTCTACGGTCTCGGGAATAGCTTCGCCAGTGGGGGTTAAAAAGTTGACAGGAATCGTCGATGTGGACTCCGGTGTGCGCAGCTCCATAGCATTAAAGCAGGACGGGACCGTTTGGATGTGGGGAGGCAACATGAACGGCCAACTTGGAATCGGTTCGACGGCAATTTCATCCGTGCCTGTTCAGGTACCTGGTTTGCGTTCTATTTCCGCCATTTCTGGAGGCATCGGGTACCACAGTATGGCGCTGGCCAGCGACGGCACTGTGTGGACCTGGGGCGAAAATAAATATGCCCAGCTTGGCGATGGCACAAGAACGAACTGGACAACTCCCGTACAAGCGTCCAATCTTGAGCATATAACGGCTATAGCTGGTGGGGGTTACCACAGCTTGGCTTTGGACGACAACGGAAATGTCTGGGGCTGGGGAGACAACAGTCAGGGACAGCTTGGCCAAGGCAACAAAACGTTGACTACCCGCCCTTTGCAGGTGGCCGGCATCACCGGTGTTAAGCTGATAGCCGCCGGCGGCTTTCATAGTTTGGCGATGCGCAAGGACGGTGTAGTCTGGGGCTGGGGCCTGGTTTATTACATTGAAATTGATCCCGGCGCATTTACGGCTGAAGAAGGCAAGGATTATGACGGCATGCAAGGTGTGGACGGCTGGTCCTTTACGACAGCCTCCGATGAAACGGACCCCGGCAGTCCGGGGACAGGCCCTTTTGATACGGCGTTAAGCTCGCTTCGCTTGACATCGGTTTCGGATTCTGTAAGGCTTGATCCGGCATTTGAACGGAACCGTTATCAGTATTCGGCCGATGTAGCGTATTCTGCCGCTGCTGTAACGATAGCCGGAGAGGTTTAG
- the ytvI gene encoding sporulation integral membrane protein YtvI, whose product MLPLYKKYWRTIFDIALIVLTVYLVMFLFSKLYQLAAPVFLSFFVFMLIEPLARFLNRKGMKKPFASAISVILFLVVLLGLLFGAGFLIAIQINHLYDNLPSYAAMLQDHFQSTTAYLQDRLNGLPPGVTDKLNGYFADATNLLTKWLKVMLSYLFNTLGSFSSFMANFGIAIILAFFLSMEIKDWRRIAYEKTPKTIKIAFDFLRAHVFRAIGSYLKAQFILMSITFVLVLIGLFILGSGNALTMALICAVFDILPLLGVSTILVPWIIYLFIIGNTPLAIGLIVLLAIVLVVRQLLEPKVTGNSIGVSSAYLMLSFAIVSMSLFGVAGLILSPILLILIKELIQQGYLQKWITLPQEEFVVPPFNPGSFEQEKQRAANENTLQVKGTLSERFRLRRSKSKRSDSSSSNSKPSDQNLAGRDRSNDET is encoded by the coding sequence ATGCTGCCCTTATATAAAAAATATTGGCGTACCATCTTTGACATTGCTTTAATTGTGCTTACTGTATATCTGGTCATGTTTCTATTCAGCAAACTGTACCAGCTGGCGGCACCGGTATTCCTGTCTTTCTTTGTCTTTATGCTGATCGAACCCTTGGCTAGGTTTCTGAACCGGAAAGGGATGAAGAAACCTTTTGCTTCAGCGATTTCCGTTATTCTGTTCCTCGTCGTGCTGCTGGGCCTCCTGTTTGGAGCCGGCTTTCTGATCGCCATTCAAATCAACCATTTGTACGACAATCTTCCAAGCTATGCAGCCATGCTTCAGGATCACTTCCAGAGCACAACCGCCTATTTGCAGGACAGGCTGAACGGGCTCCCACCAGGCGTAACGGACAAGCTGAACGGCTATTTTGCAGACGCCACCAACCTTTTGACCAAATGGTTGAAGGTGATGTTGTCCTATCTCTTTAATACGCTGGGATCCTTCTCTTCGTTTATGGCCAACTTTGGCATCGCCATCATTTTGGCTTTTTTCCTAAGCATGGAGATTAAAGACTGGCGTCGTATCGCCTATGAGAAGACACCTAAAACCATCAAAATCGCCTTTGATTTTCTGCGCGCACATGTCTTCCGGGCGATTGGATCTTATTTGAAAGCTCAATTCATTCTGATGTCCATTACTTTTGTGCTCGTGTTGATCGGATTGTTTATTTTAGGCTCCGGCAATGCGTTAACTATGGCGCTTATCTGCGCTGTATTTGACATTCTCCCGCTGCTGGGCGTTTCCACCATACTTGTGCCCTGGATCATTTATCTGTTTATTATCGGAAATACCCCGCTGGCCATCGGCCTGATTGTTTTGCTTGCGATCGTGCTGGTTGTCCGACAACTGCTTGAACCCAAGGTCACCGGCAATTCGATCGGAGTTTCATCCGCTTATCTGATGTTGTCCTTTGCCATTGTTTCTATGTCTTTGTTTGGGGTAGCAGGACTTATTCTTTCGCCCATCCTGCTGATCTTAATTAAAGAGCTGATTCAGCAGGGCTATTTGCAGAAATGGATTACATTGCCGCAGGAAGAATTTGTAGTGCCGCCGTTTAATCCGGGAAGCTTCGAACAGGAGAAGCAGCGAGCTGCAAATGAGAACACCCTGCAGGTTAAAGGGACCCTGTCCGAGAGATTTCGTCTCAGACGTTCAAAATCAAAACGCTCAGACTCGTCCTCCTCCAATTCGAAACCTTCAGACCAAAACCTTGCAGGCCGGGACCGTTCTAACGATGAAACTTAG